The Mycolicibacterium flavescens genome has a segment encoding these proteins:
- the rhtA_1 gene encoding putative permease, DMT superfamily: MVSRTRSGVLMAVAAMLSVQTGAAVAVTLIDRIGAEGAAWLRLAWAGVLMLVIVRPRPSAFTWATFRMCVLLGVVTAAITLLFMAALARIPLGTASAIEFLGPLAVAVAHGTGRTRLLWPGLAAAGVVLLTQPWAGEIDPVGVLYALASAACWAAYILLTQRVGDEVVGMSGLAVSMPVAGLVATLAVGHLVLPRMSPEILLIGIGLAILLPVVPFALELLALRRLTTAAFGTLMALEPGFAMAIGLIILHQVPRPLGVLGMCFVVAAGMGAARAGAREPSLPAEVGA; this comes from the coding sequence ATGGTGAGCCGTACCCGCAGCGGGGTGCTGATGGCGGTTGCGGCGATGCTGTCCGTGCAGACTGGCGCGGCGGTCGCGGTGACGCTGATCGACCGTATCGGCGCCGAAGGCGCGGCCTGGCTGCGGCTGGCATGGGCAGGTGTGCTGATGCTCGTCATCGTGCGGCCGCGACCAAGCGCGTTCACCTGGGCGACTTTTCGGATGTGCGTGCTGCTCGGTGTCGTCACTGCCGCCATCACCTTATTGTTCATGGCGGCGCTCGCCCGCATTCCCTTGGGCACTGCCAGCGCGATCGAGTTCCTCGGTCCCTTGGCCGTCGCGGTCGCGCACGGGACCGGAAGGACCCGCCTCCTGTGGCCGGGGTTGGCCGCGGCGGGGGTCGTGCTGCTCACACAACCGTGGGCCGGCGAGATCGATCCGGTCGGCGTCCTTTACGCGCTGGCGTCGGCCGCCTGCTGGGCGGCGTACATCCTGTTGACCCAGCGGGTCGGTGACGAGGTGGTGGGCATGTCCGGTTTGGCGGTGTCGATGCCGGTCGCTGGTTTGGTGGCGACGCTCGCCGTCGGCCATCTGGTGCTGCCTCGAATGTCTCCTGAGATCCTGCTGATCGGTATCGGACTGGCGATCCTGCTGCCGGTCGTGCCGTTCGCGTTGGAACTCCTGGCGTTGCGCAGACTCACGACCGCGGCGTTCGGCACGCTGATGGCTCTCGAACCCGGCTTCGCAATGGCCATCGGCCTCATCATCCTGCATCAGGTGCCCAGGCCACTCGGAGTGCTCGGGATGTGCTTCGTCGTGGCCGCCGGCATGGGCGCCGCCCGCGCCGGGGCTCGCGAGCCCTCGCTGCCCGCCGAGGTCGGCGCGTGA
- the ydcV gene encoding binding-protein-dependent transport system inner membrane protein: MTVQAMDAATSLTPAKKVKGSPRWGDWLLRAVAGLVLLYLFLPIFVIVLFSFNDPKGKFNYSWQGFTLDNWADPFKYPALTEALKLSINVAAVSTAVALVLGSLVAIALVRQRWRGQRAVDTFLVLPLTAPEVVMGAALLVLFLDLGWATGYVTIVLAHIAFEVSFIAMTVRARVRGFDWTLEDASMDLGASPTRTFFRVTLPLIVPGIVAAGMLSFALSLDDFIITYFVSGSTVTYPLYVNAAVKAAVPPQINVLATAILVISLILLAAGTLYRRKRIDV; this comes from the coding sequence ATGACCGTCCAGGCGATGGACGCCGCGACCAGCCTCACGCCGGCCAAGAAAGTCAAGGGATCGCCGCGATGGGGTGATTGGCTGCTGCGGGCCGTCGCGGGACTGGTGCTGCTGTACCTGTTCCTGCCCATCTTCGTGATCGTACTGTTCTCGTTCAACGACCCGAAGGGCAAGTTCAACTACAGCTGGCAGGGTTTCACCCTGGACAACTGGGCCGATCCGTTCAAGTATCCCGCGCTGACCGAGGCGCTGAAGCTGAGCATCAACGTCGCCGCTGTCTCCACCGCGGTTGCATTGGTGCTGGGCTCGCTGGTGGCGATAGCCCTTGTGCGCCAACGGTGGCGGGGCCAGCGCGCGGTCGACACATTTCTCGTGCTGCCGCTGACGGCACCCGAGGTGGTCATGGGTGCGGCGCTGCTGGTGCTGTTCCTCGACCTCGGCTGGGCCACCGGTTATGTGACGATCGTGCTGGCGCACATCGCGTTCGAGGTCAGCTTCATCGCGATGACAGTTCGCGCGCGGGTGCGCGGATTCGACTGGACGCTCGAGGACGCGTCGATGGACCTCGGCGCCAGTCCGACGCGGACCTTCTTCCGGGTGACGCTGCCGCTGATAGTCCCAGGCATCGTTGCCGCGGGGATGCTGTCGTTCGCGTTGTCGCTCGACGACTTCATCATCACCTACTTCGTCAGCGGTTCGACGGTGACGTATCCGCTGTATGTCAACGCCGCGGTGAAGGCCGCGGTGCCACCGCAGATCAACGTTCTCGCCACGGCGATCCTGGTGATCAGCCTCATCCTGCTGGCAGCGGGAACCCTGTACCGGCGCAAGCGGATCGACGTCTAG
- the potB gene encoding binding-protein-dependent transport systems inner membrane component: MAGVASSGRQRSRIAPYLMILPAMAYLAVFFVIPFISLARMSLSKASGSIFLPTLTFSWDFGNYAEAFSKYQEQILRSFGYATTATVLCVLLSFPLAYVIAFKAGRFKNLILGLVILPFFVTFLIRTIAWKTILADNGWVVGALDAIGLLPADGRLLSTSWAVIGGLTYNWIIFMILPLYVSLEKIDPRLIEASKDLYSSNTRSFTKVILPLSLPGLLAGSLLVFIPAAGDFINAEYLGSTQTTMIGNVIQQQFLVVKDYPAAAALSMVLMGIILVGVLLYTRALGTEELV; encoded by the coding sequence ATGGCGGGAGTCGCCAGTAGCGGCCGACAGCGCAGCAGGATCGCACCGTATCTGATGATCCTGCCGGCGATGGCGTACTTGGCGGTGTTCTTCGTCATTCCGTTCATCTCCCTGGCGCGGATGTCTCTGTCGAAGGCCAGCGGCTCGATTTTCCTTCCGACACTGACGTTCTCATGGGACTTCGGGAACTACGCCGAGGCGTTCAGCAAGTATCAGGAGCAGATACTGCGGTCGTTCGGCTACGCGACCACCGCGACGGTGCTGTGCGTGCTGCTCTCGTTCCCCTTGGCGTATGTGATCGCTTTCAAGGCCGGGCGTTTCAAGAACCTCATCCTCGGACTGGTGATCCTGCCGTTCTTCGTGACGTTCCTGATCCGCACCATCGCGTGGAAAACCATTCTGGCCGACAACGGTTGGGTGGTCGGCGCGCTGGACGCGATCGGGCTGCTGCCCGCCGACGGGCGGCTGTTGTCGACCAGTTGGGCCGTCATCGGGGGCCTCACCTACAACTGGATCATCTTCATGATCCTGCCGCTGTACGTCAGCTTGGAGAAGATCGATCCCCGACTCATCGAGGCCTCCAAGGACCTGTACTCGTCCAACACCCGCAGCTTCACCAAAGTCATCCTGCCGCTGTCGCTTCCCGGGCTGCTGGCCGGCAGCCTGCTCGTCTTCATCCCGGCCGCGGGTGACTTCATCAACGCCGAGTATCTGGGCAGCACCCAAACGACGATGATCGGCAACGTGATTCAGCAGCAGTTCCTGGTCGTCAAGGACTACCCGGCAGCGGCGGCGCTGAGCATGGTGCTGATGGGCATCATCCTCGTCGGTGTCCTCCTTTACACCCGGGCATTGGGCACGGAGGAACTCGTATGA
- the potD gene encoding extracellular solute-binding protein: MPYEMDPRLSRFAANRTSRRRFIGGGAAAAAAVVLGPSFLAACGSDSSTSDTTTQEGGPASGTLRISNWPLYMAEGFIAAFQQGSGITVDYKEDFNDNEEWFAKVKEPLSRKQDIGTDLVVPTSFMASQIRKLNWVNDFSEDGIPNKKNLRPDLLDAQMDPGRKWSAPYMTGMVGLAYNRAATGRDITTIDDLWDPAFKGRVSMLSDFQDGLGMIMQSQGGDPASPNTESVQNAVNLVRDQNDRGQIRRFTGNDYADDLAAGNVVVAQAYSGDVVQLQADNPDLQFVVPETGGTDFLDTMVIPYTTQNQKAAEAWIDFVYDRANYAKLIAFTQFVPVLSDMTAELDRIDPNLGKNELINPPRSTLDRIKAWAPLEDEQKQQYATMYAEVTGG, encoded by the coding sequence ATGCCCTACGAGATGGATCCCCGCCTCTCCCGCTTCGCCGCCAACCGCACGTCGCGCCGCCGCTTCATCGGTGGAGGCGCCGCTGCGGCCGCCGCCGTGGTGCTCGGCCCGTCGTTCCTCGCGGCGTGTGGATCAGACAGCAGCACTTCCGACACCACCACCCAAGAGGGCGGACCGGCGAGCGGCACACTGCGGATCTCGAACTGGCCGCTGTACATGGCCGAGGGGTTCATCGCCGCCTTCCAGCAGGGCTCGGGTATCACCGTCGACTACAAGGAAGACTTCAACGACAACGAGGAATGGTTCGCCAAGGTCAAGGAACCGTTGTCGCGCAAGCAGGACATCGGCACCGACCTCGTGGTGCCCACCTCCTTCATGGCGTCACAGATCCGGAAGCTGAACTGGGTCAACGACTTCAGCGAAGACGGCATTCCGAACAAGAAGAATCTGCGACCCGACCTGCTCGACGCGCAGATGGATCCGGGCCGCAAGTGGAGCGCGCCCTACATGACCGGCATGGTCGGCCTGGCCTACAACCGCGCCGCCACCGGACGTGACATCACCACGATCGACGATCTGTGGGATCCGGCGTTCAAGGGCCGCGTCAGTATGCTTTCCGACTTCCAGGACGGCCTGGGCATGATCATGCAGTCCCAGGGCGGAGACCCCGCATCGCCCAACACCGAATCGGTGCAGAATGCGGTGAACCTCGTCCGCGACCAGAACGACCGAGGCCAGATCCGCCGGTTCACCGGCAACGACTATGCCGACGACCTGGCTGCGGGCAATGTCGTGGTCGCGCAAGCCTATTCGGGCGATGTGGTGCAGCTACAGGCCGACAACCCCGACCTGCAGTTCGTGGTACCGGAGACCGGTGGCACCGACTTCCTCGACACGATGGTCATCCCCTACACCACGCAGAACCAGAAGGCCGCCGAAGCGTGGATCGACTTCGTCTACGACCGGGCCAACTACGCCAAACTCATCGCCTTCACGCAGTTCGTTCCGGTGCTCTCGGACATGACGGCAGAACTCGACCGGATCGACCCGAATCTGGGCAAGAACGAGCTGATCAATCCCCCGCGATCCACCCTCGACCGGATCAAGGCCTGGGCTCCGCTCGAGGACGAGCAGAAGCAGCAGTACGCCACGATGTACGCCGAAGTCACCGGCGGTTGA
- the potA gene encoding spermidine/putrescine ABC transporter ATPase — MFYPQLRGLPVGGSALTGTHTTAVDRSSGHSEAARPSGAPVIEIDHVTKRFGDFVAVADADFSIASGEFFSMLGPSGCGKTTTLRMIAGFESPTDGAIRLEGVDVSKVPPHKRNVNTVFQHYALFPHMSVWDNVAYGPRSKKLAKSEIRKRVDELLEIVRLTDFADRRPGQLSGGQQQRVALARALVNYPSALLLDEPLGALDLKLRQVMQFELKRIQREVGITFIYVTHDQEEALTMSDRIAVMNAGNVDQIGTPTEIYDRPATVFVASFIGQANLWAGRQTGRANRDYVEIEVLGSTLKARPGETTIEPGGHATLMVRPERIRVCMDAPTGDLVGVRATVTDLTFQGPVVRLSLAAPDDSAMIAHIGPEEDLPLLRPGDEVHVCWTPDASLVLPAADIPTAEDLEEMLDDS; from the coding sequence TTGTTTTACCCACAGCTCAGGGGGCTGCCCGTAGGAGGATCCGCACTGACCGGCACACACACCACCGCCGTCGACCGATCATCGGGACACAGCGAGGCGGCCCGCCCGTCGGGCGCCCCGGTCATCGAGATCGACCACGTCACCAAACGCTTCGGCGACTTCGTCGCCGTGGCCGACGCGGACTTCTCCATCGCCTCCGGCGAATTCTTTTCGATGCTGGGACCGTCGGGGTGCGGCAAGACCACCACCCTGCGCATGATCGCCGGCTTCGAAAGCCCGACCGACGGTGCGATCCGGCTCGAAGGTGTCGATGTTTCGAAAGTTCCGCCTCACAAACGCAACGTCAACACGGTGTTCCAGCACTATGCGCTGTTTCCGCACATGTCGGTGTGGGACAACGTCGCATACGGTCCCCGAAGCAAGAAGCTGGCCAAAAGTGAGATCCGTAAGCGGGTCGACGAGCTCCTCGAGATCGTCCGGTTAACCGATTTCGCCGATCGCCGTCCGGGCCAGCTCTCGGGCGGGCAGCAACAACGCGTCGCGCTGGCGCGGGCTCTGGTGAACTATCCGAGCGCGCTGCTACTCGACGAACCGCTCGGCGCGCTGGATCTCAAGCTGCGTCAGGTGATGCAGTTCGAGCTCAAACGCATTCAGCGCGAAGTGGGGATCACGTTCATCTACGTGACCCACGACCAGGAGGAAGCGCTGACCATGAGCGACCGCATCGCGGTCATGAACGCCGGCAACGTCGACCAGATCGGTACGCCGACGGAGATCTACGACCGACCCGCCACCGTGTTCGTCGCGAGCTTCATCGGGCAGGCCAACCTTTGGGCGGGCCGCCAGACCGGAAGGGCCAACCGGGATTACGTCGAGATCGAGGTGCTGGGCTCGACGCTGAAAGCGCGGCCGGGCGAGACGACGATCGAACCCGGAGGCCACGCGACGCTGATGGTGCGGCCCGAACGGATCCGCGTGTGCATGGATGCTCCCACCGGTGATCTCGTCGGCGTGCGCGCGACGGTCACCGATCTGACCTTCCAGGGTCCGGTGGTTCGGCTGTCGTTGGCTGCGCCGGATGACTCGGCGATGATCGCCCACATCGGCCCCGAGGAGGATCTGCCGCTGCTGCGCCCCGGCGACGAGGTCCACGTCTGCTGGACACCGGACGCCTCACTCGTGTTGCCTGCAGCCGACATTCCCACCGCCGAGGATCTCGAGGAGATGCTCGACGATTCCTGA
- a CDS encoding Polyketide cyclase / dehydrase and lipid transport, translated as MAAVDVAVSSDLAPHKAWELASDLSRFDEWLTIFGGWRSEVPANIEVGTCVSSLIKVKGFRNTIHWQVTRYDEPKVVEMVGRGRPGIRIGLTLCVRADNPGSTFQVVADLSGGLLNTRIGNLVAKVIESDVRKSVSNLAALH; from the coding sequence ATGGCAGCAGTGGACGTTGCGGTGTCGTCGGACCTGGCCCCGCACAAGGCGTGGGAGTTGGCCTCGGACCTGAGCCGGTTCGACGAGTGGCTGACGATCTTCGGCGGGTGGCGCAGCGAGGTGCCCGCCAACATCGAGGTCGGGACATGCGTCTCGTCGCTGATCAAGGTCAAGGGATTCCGCAACACCATCCATTGGCAAGTCACGCGCTACGACGAGCCCAAGGTCGTCGAGATGGTCGGCCGGGGCCGCCCGGGCATTCGCATCGGGTTGACGCTGTGCGTCCGCGCCGACAATCCAGGGTCGACGTTTCAGGTGGTCGCTGACCTGTCTGGCGGGCTGTTGAACACGCGCATCGGCAATCTGGTCGCCAAGGTGATCGAATCCGACGTGCGCAAGTCGGTCAGCAATCTGGCCGCGCTGCACTGA
- the bmr3_2 gene encoding arabinose efflux permease family protein has product MVGTGAAQSPAIGRERSPRVLVAGLSIVVLTVAVLQTAVVPVLGIIADQLDASIVGVSWAVTANLLAAVAATPLLGRLADLHSKHRVLLGVLVVVLAGSLLAAVTSSLELLIVARVLQAASFALYPISIAILREELPPDRLMSAMAVLSGTLGFGGGTGLVVVGLLMTGDAGYHRVFWLTTAFTVVVIAIVLLVVPRRPRHVAGSIDWLGAVGLAVGLSALLLAISQGQTWGWASPATVGCVLGAVAVLAGWWWWERHINRPLVSTAMLTRRPILLTNVATIFVGMGLYFAFLGLTLFVQIPREAAGYGFGATVLEASVVYLLPGAFTGFIVALVSGRFIDRFGARPVLLVAAVAGIAGFLFVALVHSHTWQIIVASILANAYISLGYGALPALVVSEVDAGETGVATSMNAIARTIGSSIAAAVVAMLLSRSVPGTGVPMENSFFAIFLGGAITSMLALVLIAMSRPSSRPIDSVEARYETRAMNHEWG; this is encoded by the coding sequence GTGGTCGGGACCGGCGCGGCGCAGTCGCCAGCGATCGGTCGCGAACGCTCCCCTCGCGTCCTGGTCGCCGGGCTGTCCATCGTCGTGCTGACCGTCGCGGTGCTGCAGACGGCCGTCGTCCCGGTGCTGGGCATCATCGCCGACCAACTCGACGCATCCATTGTCGGCGTGAGCTGGGCGGTCACCGCGAACCTGCTGGCCGCCGTCGCGGCCACGCCGCTGCTCGGCCGGCTTGCCGACCTTCACAGCAAGCATCGCGTCCTGCTCGGCGTGCTCGTCGTCGTGCTGGCCGGATCACTGCTCGCGGCCGTCACGTCGTCCCTCGAACTGCTCATCGTCGCCCGCGTGCTCCAGGCCGCCTCCTTCGCCCTCTACCCGATCAGCATCGCGATCCTGCGCGAGGAACTGCCCCCCGACCGTCTGATGTCGGCGATGGCGGTGTTGTCCGGGACGTTGGGCTTCGGCGGCGGAACCGGCCTCGTCGTGGTGGGCCTGCTGATGACCGGTGACGCGGGCTATCACCGGGTGTTCTGGTTGACGACCGCGTTCACGGTCGTGGTGATCGCGATCGTGCTCCTGGTGGTGCCGCGACGGCCGCGCCACGTCGCCGGATCGATCGACTGGCTGGGAGCGGTGGGTTTGGCGGTGGGGTTGTCGGCGCTGCTGTTGGCGATCAGCCAGGGCCAGACGTGGGGTTGGGCATCGCCTGCCACCGTCGGCTGCGTTCTCGGTGCAGTGGCGGTGCTGGCGGGCTGGTGGTGGTGGGAGCGTCACATCAACCGCCCGCTGGTATCGACGGCGATGCTCACCCGGCGCCCGATCCTGCTCACCAACGTCGCCACGATCTTCGTCGGCATGGGCCTGTACTTCGCGTTCCTCGGGTTGACGCTCTTCGTTCAAATACCGCGTGAGGCAGCGGGTTACGGCTTCGGCGCGACGGTACTGGAGGCCAGCGTCGTCTATCTGCTTCCGGGTGCGTTCACCGGGTTTATCGTCGCGTTGGTCAGCGGTAGGTTCATCGACCGTTTCGGCGCCCGGCCGGTGCTCCTCGTGGCGGCGGTCGCCGGTATCGCCGGCTTCCTGTTCGTCGCGCTGGTGCACTCGCACACGTGGCAGATCATCGTCGCGAGCATCCTCGCCAACGCCTACATCAGCCTCGGCTACGGCGCGCTGCCCGCGTTGGTCGTCAGCGAGGTGGACGCCGGTGAGACGGGCGTGGCCACGAGCATGAACGCGATAGCCCGCACCATCGGTAGTTCGATCGCGGCCGCGGTCGTCGCCATGTTGCTCAGCCGGTCGGTGCCGGGAACGGGCGTGCCGATGGAGAACAGCTTCTTCGCGATCTTCCTGGGCGGCGCGATCACGTCGATGCTCGCGCTGGTGCTGATCGCCATGTCGCGTCCGTCGTCACGGCCGATCGATTCCGTGGAGGCCCGCTACGAAACGCGTGCCATGAACCACGAATGGGGCTGA
- the hsaD_4 gene encoding alpha/beta hydrolase, with protein MTEMNYLELHGDRVAYRDVGSGEEALLLIHGMAGSSETWRAVIPQLSRRYRVIAPDLLGHGQSDKPRGDYSLGAFAVWLRDLLDELGVSKATVVGQSLGGGVAMQFVYQHPDYCQRLVLISSGGLGPDVGWTLRLLSAPGSEFLLPLIAPRAVLAAGNRLRNWFSTAGIQSPRGAEMWSAYSSLADAQTRHAFLRTLRSVVDYRGQAVSALNRLHVASEMPIMAIWGDQDRIIPVGHAYVAQEARPECRLEVLEGVGHFAHVERPSEVVDLLDDFITTTAQPAGQPVTHSEP; from the coding sequence ATGACTGAGATGAACTATCTGGAGTTGCACGGCGACCGCGTCGCGTACCGAGACGTCGGCAGCGGTGAAGAAGCGCTGCTGCTGATCCACGGTATGGCCGGAAGCTCCGAAACGTGGCGGGCGGTGATCCCCCAGCTGTCGCGGCGATATCGCGTCATCGCGCCCGACCTGTTGGGGCACGGTCAGTCGGACAAGCCCCGCGGCGACTACTCGCTGGGCGCGTTCGCGGTGTGGCTGCGCGACCTGCTCGATGAACTCGGCGTGTCCAAGGCCACCGTCGTCGGCCAATCGCTGGGCGGCGGGGTGGCCATGCAGTTCGTCTACCAGCATCCCGACTACTGCCAGCGCCTCGTGCTGATCAGCAGCGGCGGGCTGGGACCCGACGTCGGCTGGACGCTTCGCCTGCTCTCAGCGCCGGGTTCGGAATTCCTGCTTCCGCTCATCGCACCCCGAGCCGTCTTGGCCGCGGGTAACCGGCTGCGCAACTGGTTCTCCACCGCGGGCATCCAATCGCCACGCGGCGCGGAGATGTGGAGTGCTTATTCCTCGCTGGCCGACGCCCAGACACGCCACGCCTTCCTTCGGACGCTGCGCTCGGTCGTCGACTATCGCGGCCAAGCCGTCAGCGCCCTGAACCGGCTGCACGTCGCATCGGAGATGCCCATCATGGCCATCTGGGGTGACCAGGATCGCATCATTCCGGTCGGTCACGCGTACGTGGCGCAAGAGGCACGGCCCGAATGCCGGCTCGAAGTGCTCGAAGGCGTCGGGCACTTTGCGCACGTGGAACGCCCCAGTGAGGTGGTGGACCTGCTCGACGATTTCATCACCACGACCGCGCAGCCGGCCGGGCAACCCGTCACCCACAGCGAGCCGTAG
- the tipA_2 gene encoding MerR family transcriptional regulator: MDAIPIGEAAARLQMASSTLRYYDERGLVRPQKRLAGRRMYGNDELRRLALLKIFNKLGLPLDTAAAVLDAPSPQWRELVRQQIGELDEVIAQARGAQQFLTHALHCPTDHPARQCPTMTGALDRLVDGASVEQLAAEHADP; this comes from the coding sequence ATGGACGCGATTCCCATCGGCGAAGCGGCCGCCCGGTTGCAGATGGCCTCATCGACGTTGCGCTACTACGACGAGCGCGGTCTGGTTCGTCCTCAGAAGCGGCTGGCCGGTCGGCGCATGTACGGCAACGACGAACTGCGCCGCCTGGCGCTGCTGAAGATCTTCAACAAACTGGGGCTGCCGCTGGACACCGCTGCGGCCGTCCTCGACGCCCCCAGCCCCCAGTGGCGCGAACTCGTGCGCCAGCAGATCGGCGAGCTCGACGAGGTGATCGCCCAGGCGCGCGGGGCTCAGCAGTTCCTCACGCATGCGCTGCACTGCCCCACCGACCACCCCGCCCGCCAATGCCCGACGATGACCGGGGCGTTGGACCGGCTGGTCGACGGCGCGTCGGTCGAGCAACTTGCCGCCGAACACGCCGATCCCTGA
- the ycgJ_2 gene encoding methylase involved in ubiquinone/menaquinone biosynthesis, producing MVVSAAENLPVNHHADHPGFAGPMGALVGLVLMLMGRPTARLAADLTGVSAADTVVDIGCGPGSAVREAVRRGAAATGVDPAPVMLRLARMFTPDGSVAWTTGTAERVPLSDQSATVVWSLATVHHWQDVDAGLNEAARLLVPGGRLLAVERQTKPGATGLASHGWTRQQADAFAELCRSSGFADVTVGAHKAGRRDVWAVLGRRP from the coding sequence GTGGTCGTGAGCGCCGCCGAGAATCTGCCCGTCAACCACCACGCCGACCATCCCGGCTTCGCAGGCCCGATGGGCGCGCTGGTCGGGCTGGTCTTGATGCTCATGGGGCGGCCGACTGCCCGCCTGGCGGCGGACCTCACCGGTGTGTCGGCCGCGGACACCGTCGTCGACATCGGGTGTGGGCCCGGGTCCGCGGTCCGGGAGGCCGTCCGTCGCGGTGCGGCCGCGACCGGCGTTGATCCGGCGCCCGTGATGCTGCGGCTCGCCCGCATGTTCACCCCCGACGGTTCCGTTGCGTGGACGACAGGCACCGCCGAGCGCGTGCCCCTCTCGGACCAGTCGGCGACCGTGGTGTGGTCGCTGGCGACCGTGCACCACTGGCAAGACGTGGATGCGGGGCTGAACGAGGCGGCCCGACTGCTGGTCCCCGGTGGCCGCCTGCTCGCTGTCGAGCGACAGACGAAGCCGGGTGCGACGGGCCTGGCCAGCCACGGGTGGACACGCCAGCAGGCTGACGCGTTCGCGGAGCTGTGTCGGTCTTCGGGCTTTGCGGACGTGACGGTCGGCGCGCACAAGGCGGGACGGCGCGACGTGTGGGCGGTCTTGGGCCGTCGTCCCTGA
- the fabG_19 gene encoding dehydrogenase of uncharacterised specificity, short-chain alcohol dehydrogenase like protein codes for MKTAVVTGGGSGIGRAIVKRLRADGFRVATLDLAPSDEESTFTADVTDRGQVDAALSTVRSQLGPVAILVNAAGLDGFSRFGDITFEQWQRVVDVNLNGVFHCVQAVLPDMVDAGWGRIVNISSSSTHSGAPYMSHYVAAKSAVNGLTKTLALEYGPAGITVNAVPPGFIDTPMLRAAEARGYLGDVQATIDATPVRRMGKPEDIAATCAFLVSEEAGYITGQIIGVNGGRNT; via the coding sequence ATGAAGACAGCGGTCGTCACCGGCGGCGGCTCGGGGATCGGACGCGCGATCGTGAAGCGCTTGCGCGCCGACGGCTTTCGCGTCGCCACGCTCGACCTGGCGCCGAGCGACGAGGAGTCCACCTTCACCGCCGACGTCACTGATCGCGGTCAGGTCGACGCCGCGCTTTCGACCGTCCGTAGCCAGCTCGGACCGGTGGCGATTCTGGTCAATGCTGCGGGCCTGGACGGCTTCTCGCGGTTCGGCGACATCACGTTCGAGCAGTGGCAGCGCGTGGTCGACGTCAACCTCAACGGCGTCTTTCACTGTGTGCAGGCGGTACTGCCCGACATGGTGGACGCCGGCTGGGGTCGGATCGTCAACATCTCGTCGTCGAGCACACACTCCGGTGCGCCGTACATGTCGCACTACGTGGCGGCGAAATCGGCGGTGAACGGGCTGACGAAGACGCTGGCGCTCGAATACGGTCCGGCAGGCATCACCGTGAACGCCGTGCCGCCGGGCTTCATCGACACGCCGATGCTGCGAGCGGCAGAGGCGCGGGGCTACCTCGGCGACGTTCAGGCCACCATCGACGCGACCCCTGTGCGCCGCATGGGTAAGCCCGAGGACATCGCGGCCACGTGCGCGTTTCTCGTCTCGGAGGAAGCCGGCTACATCACCGGTCAGATCATCGGCGTCAACGGCGGTCGCAACACCTAG
- a CDS encoding Protein of uncharacterised function (DUF3705), whose protein sequence is MSTDPAYFTPTADGAFMPSIFAQSHWGDDHLNGPAIVGLAAQALEKECGSPDFMPTRITVDLFRAARNLPTTVEVRVIRDGRRVRNAECEVVQDGRPVARATLVQYRRSAAPPGEEWIAPVDAPQLPTPDGDLVPFIGSDDGGWTRSPEAHQNTSRKRFFYTSPNIIAGEPVSPFIRAVNVAESTSLVTNLGTEGIGYINGDLTVSLSRLPLDEWILVQGDSHWVADGISVGTATLFDRQGAFGSGMVTAVANPTAQIDFRGRPFPRGEVNYE, encoded by the coding sequence ATGAGCACTGACCCCGCGTATTTCACGCCGACGGCGGACGGCGCATTCATGCCGTCGATCTTCGCCCAGAGCCATTGGGGTGATGATCATCTCAACGGACCGGCCATCGTCGGGTTGGCGGCGCAGGCGCTCGAAAAGGAGTGCGGTTCGCCGGACTTCATGCCGACGCGGATCACCGTCGACTTGTTCCGGGCGGCGCGCAACCTGCCGACGACCGTTGAGGTGCGGGTGATCCGTGACGGTCGGCGCGTACGCAATGCGGAATGCGAAGTGGTGCAGGATGGTCGGCCGGTCGCACGTGCCACGCTGGTGCAGTACCGACGATCGGCTGCGCCGCCCGGTGAGGAGTGGATCGCGCCGGTCGATGCACCGCAGTTGCCGACCCCGGATGGGGATCTCGTACCGTTCATCGGCAGCGATGATGGCGGTTGGACGCGGTCGCCGGAGGCTCACCAAAACACTTCCCGCAAACGGTTCTTCTATACGAGCCCGAATATCATTGCAGGAGAGCCGGTCTCACCCTTCATCAGAGCCGTCAACGTAGCAGAGTCGACGAGCTTGGTGACCAATTTGGGCACCGAGGGGATCGGCTATATCAACGGTGACCTCACGGTATCGTTGTCGCGCTTGCCGCTCGACGAGTGGATTCTCGTGCAGGGGGACTCGCACTGGGTGGCTGACGGAATCTCGGTCGGTACAGCGACGCTGTTCGACCGGCAGGGCGCCTTCGGGTCCGGCATGGTGACCGCGGTGGCGAACCCGACCGCGCAGATCGACTTCCGAGGGCGGCCGTTTCCGCGCGGTGAAGTCAACTACGAGTGA